CAACGTCGACACCGTCCTGACGTAGCAGGAGCTCAGGATAAAATCTGTATGCACATCTTTACATATATGTGTTTGCATTATGAGTCTTAACACTTCAAATGTTTATTCTGGGCTGATTATGGTGCCTTTCCCAGACTCCATAAGTAAAAATATTGCCATAACAGTTTTATGTTGTATAGAACATGATGGATCATGACGCCCATGGCTTCCGCGATTTGTCACTAATGACTGTAACAGCCTGTAATGAAACCAAAATAAGTCGAGCCTTCACACAACTTGTGTTAATTATTCCATGCCAAGTTTGAACATATACACTCGTTCAtttaaagattatttatttaatctacaCAATATATAGACATGTAAGAGGATTAAAAAtcgaaaaaaataaaatcccaaccactcactcactcactcatcttctgccgctttatcctcataAACCACATGAAGGTTGATGATCCCATCTGACATGGGGCCAAAGGCGGGGTACAGCCTACAGGGACGTGGATACAACCAACCATCCGCTCTAACATTCACATctacaggcaatttagagtCCAGTTTGCCTCATCCCcagatctgcatgtttttggtaaAAGCCCAACCAGATCTTTGAAAATTGcctatttttcttatttttcgcAGCAAAAAGACCTTCTGCTTTCAGTCAAGTAATGACGCATTCAAGTgattaagcagcagcagcagcaacattatCCTTTATGTTCACTCTATGTCCACTCTATGTTCACTCTATGTCCACTCTATGTCCACTCTATGTCCACTCTATGTCCACTCTATGTCCACTTGCTCTCACTCTATCTTGTCATAGATTTGAGCTGTTGCAGGAAGAGGGAAGCAGTGAGTAAAGTCGATTCAGAGTGAGTAAAGTCAAACTCTTACAAACACAACGTGTCATATGTTGGtgaaaacaagcattttttAGTGGACAAAACAGAATGTAAGGCTGCAATTGCCCAATAGGTTCACATCGTAGCTATTGCTGCTGTGCCGAGGCTGCTGGTCAACCCCCGACAGCGTTCACTTCCATAGCTCTCCCAGTGGCAGATTCTGGGCCGTGTTGACTGCATTCAGGCTGTGGGAGGTGATGTCTTTGTGCACGTCTTCAATGCTCTGAGAAGCATCAATTACCTACAACAGAaacatgtggttttatttaaagctgctgtcagtgagtTCACCTTTTGACTAACTTCACATATTTTGCAACATTTGCATCCGTTCATCGGTTAAATTCATTGGCCGACGGTTGGGAAGAAAATAACTGCTGTTCCTGCTTTTTATATACACGCGATACAGTCTGTGCTTAGTGAAGTGTTTACTGGTATACCGAGTACCGTGTTCGCTTTGGCCTCAGCTGAGCGCTTGCAGGTTTACTTGTGCTACCTGTGGAAGTTAACACAAATGATGCAGCAACCATTGACACGAGTGCCACATTTCAAAATCAGCTGTCGTGTTGAAGAAGACATGGATCTCCTACCTGCCAGTTAACTGAAGGATCCTTCATCAGATGTTCAAATTTCTGTTGCACCGCTCTTTGGAAAACACTGGTCTCGTATCGCTCTTCTCCGAACTGGCCTCTGAGCGCAGCCTCAGTGGGACTGAGCTGTAGAAACATCACCAGGTCGGGCTCCGGCAGTCCTACGTCAGGTTTCATGCACCAGTCCAGAGAGAAACCCTGGAGAAGACGGGACGCGTCTAGCTCTTTGTTTTAGCTCATGTATTGATACAGTCTGAACGGATGAGACTCACCGGCTTGGCACTGGTGAAAGCAACTCCAGAGAAGGCGTATCTATCCACGACCAGAGTGACGCCCTgctccagcttcttcttcatcacAGGTCTGTGGGTCAGAAGAATTTGAATATGCAGTCAGTGTGAGCAAAATATAACACATATGGTCAATTTTATTTGCAGGAACATGGACTGTGTTCA
The sequence above is drawn from the Solea senegalensis isolate Sse05_10M unplaced genomic scaffold, IFAPA_SoseM_1 scf7180000013663, whole genome shotgun sequence genome and encodes:
- the LOC122760463 gene encoding thymidylate kinase-like encodes the protein MAAKRGALIVLEGVDRAGKTTQCKKLVQALQQSGRPAEMMRFPDRTTTIGQLISAYLEKKSELEDHTVHLLFSANRWELVPVMKKKLEQGVTLVVDRYAFSGVAFTSAKPGFSLDWCMKPDVGLPEPDLVMFLQLSPTEAALRGQFGEERYETSVFQRAVQQKFEHLMKDPSVNWQVIDASQSIEDVHKDITSHSLNAVNTAQNLPLGELWK